Part of the Syntrophales bacterium genome, AGTTGCCGCGCACCAACTGCTCTATCGACAACCCGGCCATCAGGCGACCGGGATTGAAGAATTCTATCCGGTCGTCAAATATTCTGATCATGGAATCGCTTGAACTCATGTAGTCGCGGTGGACAATCATGTTGACCACGATTTCGCGAAGCGCAGGGAGGGGATAGTCCCAGCGTTCTTCCCGCTGTTTGTCTCCGGTAATAATGTAAGATCGATTCAGATGTTTTCGAATAAACGAGAGCGCCGCATCCACTTCACCAAACAGGTCAGATCGGATGGTTAGGCTGTCCTGAATGAGGGTGTCGCTATCAAAACGTCCAATCTCTATCGTGGATAAAAGGACATCCTCCGTTGCAAAAAGCAGATAGCAGCCATTCGTAATCGATGTTTCCTTGATTAACTCGAATTTTTTCAGCACCGTGAGAGGATCGTCCAGAATGGGATTGGGGCGAATCCGATTTGATATTTCTATGAATTTGCTTACTTTCGCTAAAGAGATGTCCGCCAGTCCATGGCGGGTGTCGGAATAGAAATCCCAGCTTGTCTGATAGCTTCGCAAATGAAGATCGGATATCTCGTGAATGGGAATCTGATGGTTTGCATTCCTGATTCTTTTCAGATATTTCCCTCGGCAGCTCACTGGCTTGATCGGAAACTCGTCGACCGTAAAGATCACGACGTCTTTATGGTCAATGGCAGCGGTCGCAACATCCGGGATAAGA contains:
- a CDS encoding putative DNA binding domain-containing protein; translation: MNEETILNLIKKGESETVEFKSTLDQAAIETIAAFANTKGGYVFVGVADSGKIVGVQLGNETIPQWLNQIKTNTFPTLIPDVATAAIDHKDVVIFTVDEFPIKPVSCRGKYLKRIRNANHQIPIHEISDLHLRSYQTSWDFYSDTRHGLADISLAKVSKFIEISNRIRPNPILDDPLTVLKKFELIKETSITNGCYLLFATEDVLLSTIEIGRFDSDTLIQDSLTIRSDLFGEVDAALSFIRKHLNRSYIITGDKQREERWDYPLPALREIVVNMIVHRDYMSSSDSMIRIFDDRIEFFNPGRLMAGLSIEQLVRGNYVSAIRNKQIATLFKEAGIIEKYGSGIKRVLESIRSYGLKDPSFEEIQDGFLVTFFKTTQKTTQKTTQKTTQKTSTKDKIIDIIRENPNLTRSEMAQLLGKSQNTIKDHLAALKSENRVERIGSDRDGYWRVK